A window of Ipomoea triloba cultivar NCNSP0323 chromosome 2, ASM357664v1 contains these coding sequences:
- the LOC116010964 gene encoding putative UPF0481 protein At3g02645, translating to MSIFPASMASNPDETRWIIQIKESFIQEFEEDDETPATIFNVPKILMLSDPLSYTPHQIAIGPYHYWRPELYEMEKYKLDAAKRFSKNLADGRKFQDLVDELRKLSVPRIRASYDKYLSINDDTLAWMVVMDACFLLEFLRVYAVKQGKAFARLPTRMSHMVDVSGRKSAHNVMLRDIIMLENQIPLFILRKVLEWESSSSPESAADMLLTMLSGLCKDLSPFVNVSEEDMAKVPLDSCAHLLDFLYKAMVPDMDAPCQESSRDLEGLSSGNIAYEDDGEDKDKSLGDTTNLKRLVQEIWKILSKVKSAPVRVFRVIVNLPWDVIGGLPGVKSLKRRLSPGTQGSKKSDDDDNSSKRPPLVEEISIPSVYKLVKSGVRFLPTDSGILSISFDSKTTTLNLPVINLDVNSQFVLRNMVAYESCIASGPLVFSRYTELMNGIIDSEKDTKILREKGILLNHLKNDEEVANLWNGMSKSIRLTKVPLIDKTIEDVNKYYNGRWKVKAGKFMRSYVYGSWRILTVLATILLLLLLSIQSFCSVYSCPRLFNIDNSTP from the coding sequence ATGTCAATATTCCCAGCATCCATGGCCTCCAATCCAGACGAAACTCGATGGATTATCCAAATCAAAGAATCATTCATCCAAGAATTCGAAGAAGACGACGAAACTCCGGCCACCATTTTCAACGTCCCCAAAATCCTAATGCTTTCCGATCCGCTTTCCTACACGCCCCACCAGATAGCCATCGGCCCTTACCATTACTGGCGCCCGGAGCTCTACGAGATGGAGAAATACAAACTCGACGCAGCCAAGCGCTTCTCCAAAAACCTCGCCGACGGCCGCAAATTTCAAGACCTCGTCGATGAGCTCAGGAAACTTAGCGTGCCCAGGATTCGAGCCTCGTACGACAAGTACTTGAGTATTAACGACGATACTTTGGCGTGGATGGTGGTGATGGACGCGTGTTTCTTGCTAGAATTTCTCCGCGTTTACGCGGTCAAACAAGGCAAGGCTTTTGCTAGACTCCCCACCAGGATGTCGCATATGGTCGATGTTTCCGGGAGGAAATCGGCCCACAATGTCATGTTAAGGGATATTATAATGCTGGAGAATCAAATCCCATTGTTTATTTTAAGGAAAGTCTTGGAATGGGAATCCTCCTCCTCTCCCGAATCCGCCGCCGACATGTTGCTTACGATGTTGTCGGGGCTGTGCAAAGATCTTTCGCCGTTTGTGAATGTGTCGGAAGAAGACATGGCCAAAGTCCCACTAGACAGCTGTGCGCATTTGCTTGACTTTCTGTACAAAGCAATGGTCCCGGATATGGACGCGCCATGCCAAGAATCATCACGAGATTTAGAAGGGCTAAGCAGTGGAAATATTGCCTATGAAGATGATGGAGAAGACAAAGATAAATCCCTCGGTGACACCACCAATCTCAAGAGGCTCGTTCAAGAAATTTGGAAGATTCTTTCCAAGGTTAAGAGTGCACCGGTGCGTGTTTTTAGGGTAATTGTGAATTTACCATGGGACGTTATTGGTGGTCTCCCCGGAGTTAAAAGCTTGAAACGCCGCTTATCTCCGGGCACCCAAGGAAGCAAAAAGtcagatgatgatgataacaGTTCCAAAAGACCTCCATTGGTGGAAGAGATAAGCATTCCATCTGTGTACAAGCTCGTAAAGTCAGGAGTTCGATTCTTACCTACGGATTCAGGGATTCTGAGTATTTCTTTTGACTCGAAAACTACAACGCTCAATCTCCCTGTGATCAATTTAGACGTAAACTCACAATTCGTGTTGAGAAACATGGTTGCGTACGAGTCGTGCATTGCTAGTGGACCGTTAGTGTTTTCCCGTTACACCGAGTTAATGAATGGGATTATCGACTCCGAAAAGGATACCAAGATTCTTAGGGAGAAAGGGATTCTTTTGAACCATTTGAAGAATGACGAAGAAGTGGCAAACCTATGGAATGGAATGAGCAAATCTATTAGATTGACGAAAGTGCCCTTAATAGACAAGACGATTGAAGATGTGAATAAGTACTACAATGGTAGGTGGAAGGTTAAGGCAGGGAAATTTATGAGGTCATATGTGTATGGCTCTTGGAGGATTCTCACCGTGCTGGCAACCATTTTGCTGTTGTTGCTATTGAGCATACAATCCTTTTGTTCGGTTTATAGCTGCCCTCGTTtatttaatatagataattCTACCCCCTAA